The Naumovozyma dairenensis CBS 421 chromosome 1, complete genome genomic interval gTGGTAGAAGATACAGATAAAATTACCttgaataagaaaaaatatatcgttttggaaaatttacTTCATGGGTTTAAAAAACCAAATGTCTTAGATATCAAATTAgggaaaatattatatgatgaaaatgcTACTGCTGACAAAAGACAACGTTTGACTATGGTTAGTAATACTACCACTTCTAGTACGTTAGGCTTTAGAATATGTGGTATGAAAATAAGGCAAAATTCCGTGACAGATTATTTGTCTCAAGATCATTATGAGAATGACTTTAATAATTATGTATTcatcaacaaaaaatttggTAGAACAAGGACACAAAAAGATATCAAAGATGCATTTAAGTTGTATTTTGGAGCAGATACATTGTCTAAAGAACGAATAAGTTCCTTATTGACCATTTTCTTACAGAGGTTACAGTTATTTTATAACACCTTATTGAATCAAGAAATACGAATGATTTCCTCTAGCTTGTTATTCATATATGAAACTGACTCGGATCGTTGggatatattaaataatgagGATTCTATGCTAAGAGATAATTTTTTGCAATCcgacgatgatgatgatgatgatgatgatgacgatgaatATGAAGGTGAGGACAACGAAGTGTTGACGGCCAAAAATTCACGGTTAAAGCATTCACAGTTAAGTTCTATGTCATTGATAGATTTCGCACATTCTAAATTTACGCCTGGGCAAGGATATGATGAGAATGTCATAGAAGGTGTGGAAAGTTTGATACAAAAATTTAAGGATCTCATAGAAGATCATAATGGCACGTTATGATTTAGAGTTTATCATCAACTTCCTTCACACATACTAGAAAATATCTTATATACTTTTGGGatctttcattttatttttggtcATGTATAAATtaagatatatataggGAAATGGTTAAAAATATGTTACAAATATGGACAGGATAAATGaccattttttcttccaattttcAGTTGCATGCTTAGAATAGCAAATCACTCAATGATCTTCATAATCTTCCCAATGGCAATGGTAGTACCTTGATCTCTTAATGTAAATCTACCTAATTGTGGGTAATCTTCATAAGTTTCAACACAAACAGGAACTTCTGTTTCTACAAGGGCAATAATCTTCATACCTTTCTTAGCGAAAGCAGGTGGTTTCTTAGATTTACGGTTGGTACCTTTTTCTAACTTATGTAGTAATCTTGTGATCGTTACTTCTTCAATGGCAGTATGAACGTGCATAACACATGAATAACCAGCAGACATGATAGATTTTAATTCCACAATGGCAATCTGTGCGACAAATTTAGTAACGTTCTTAACAGGATTCTTTGGAGATGTTAAGACAAACCCAGCCGAtacatcttcttcttcaacacCTTTAATTCTTAATTTAACTTGTTCACCACAAACAGCCATATCAACTTCAGCTTCAGTTTCgttataaatattttgaatttccaCAGGTACTTTATTTGGCATCATTATAGTAGATTGACC includes:
- the ARG82 gene encoding inositol polyphosphate multikinase (similar to Saccharomyces cerevisiae ARG82 (YDR173C); ancestral locus Anc_8.371); this translates as MNKYKELEHKAAGHDGTLTDDEGLLVFKPALTQEIDFYKAVHQLSTASNADDSFSNGDVPLYSWMPTFLGVLDEGTTTTTTESDGAAVPQYVLEDPHMDSTILKQVVEDTDKITLNKKKYIVLENLLHGFKKPNVLDIKLGKILYDENATADKRQRLTMVSNTTTSSTLGFRICGMKIRQNSVTDYLSQDHYENDFNNYVFINKKFGRTRTQKDIKDAFKLYFGADTLSKERISSLLTIFLQRLQLFYNTLLNQEIRMISSSLLFIYETDSDRWDILNNEDSMLRDNFLQSDDDDDDDDDDDEYEGEDNEVLTAKNSRLKHSQLSSMSLIDFAHSKFTPGQGYDENVIEGVESLIQKFKDLIEDHNGTL